A segment of the Panacibacter ginsenosidivorans genome:
ATAGAAACAACAAAAGAAAACGGTTTTGTTATTGCAACGATTACAGAACACGAAGCCAGTTTAAAGAACAGTGATGCTTTTAAGGCAGCTATTACTTCACTGATAGAAAAAGAGAATAAATATATTATTATCAACTTCGAAAATGTAACTTATATAGACAGCTCTTTTCTTGGCGCATTGGTTTCTTCTTTAAAATATGCTATGTCTAAACAGGCTGATTTATGCATCGTTAATCTCAGGAAAGATATTTATGCACTGTTGCAACTTACAAGAATTGAT
Coding sequences within it:
- a CDS encoding STAS domain-containing protein, giving the protein MNTMIIETTKENGFVIATITEHEASLKNSDAFKAAITSLIEKENKYIIINFENVTYIDSSFLGALVSSLKYAMSKQADLCIVNLRKDIYALLQLTRIDKVFKIYSTTSEALAH